A genomic segment from Cryptosporangium phraense encodes:
- a CDS encoding ester cyclase, whose product MADHGTIALAQAWADLWNGNLSQTPKIIAENFVSHAAPLFGGAPGDAAGRESLEAWVGGAHQVFSGLTFEIQVGPIADGDFVVVRWLARGTYAGALPGTPAEPREVSFSGTDILRLEDGLIAEYWANADSLWVAQQIGLAPVG is encoded by the coding sequence ATGGCGGACCACGGCACGATCGCACTCGCCCAGGCGTGGGCCGATCTCTGGAACGGGAACCTGAGCCAGACCCCGAAGATCATCGCCGAGAACTTCGTCTCGCACGCGGCCCCGCTGTTCGGCGGCGCCCCCGGCGACGCCGCCGGCCGGGAGTCGCTCGAGGCCTGGGTCGGCGGCGCCCACCAGGTCTTCTCCGGCCTGACGTTCGAGATCCAGGTCGGCCCGATCGCCGACGGCGACTTCGTCGTCGTCCGCTGGCTCGCCCGCGGCACCTACGCCGGAGCGCTGCCCGGCACGCCGGCCGAGCCGCGCGAGGTCTCGTTCTCCGGCACCGACATCCTGCGGCTCGAGGACGGCCTCATCGCCGAGTACTGGGCCAACGCCGACAGCCTGTGGGTCGCGCAGCAGATCGGCCTGGCCCCCGTAGGGTAG
- a CDS encoding TetR/AcrR family transcriptional regulator, with protein MVRQSDSGVRGSARLRDELTRAIEAAAVDELAENGYGRFSMAAVARRAGVGKAAIYRRWATQEAMLIDLLAPKAVLLAAGPASDTLAGDVRAFVEATRRAFAVPRVASIVADLFAEALRNPSLFRVLHEEVTVPRRAGAAEMLARATARGEIPSDVDLDAALDLLAGPSVVRMMTSTEPPSDAWVDSTVAMLLRALGYDARSA; from the coding sequence ATGGTTCGGCAGAGTGATTCCGGCGTGCGCGGGTCGGCGCGGCTGCGCGACGAACTGACCCGGGCGATCGAGGCCGCCGCCGTCGACGAGTTGGCCGAGAACGGGTACGGACGGTTCTCGATGGCGGCGGTGGCACGGCGGGCCGGCGTCGGCAAGGCCGCGATCTACCGTCGCTGGGCCACGCAGGAGGCGATGCTCATCGACCTGCTGGCCCCGAAGGCGGTGCTGCTGGCGGCCGGGCCGGCGTCCGACACGCTCGCCGGGGACGTGCGGGCGTTCGTCGAGGCGACCCGGCGGGCATTCGCGGTGCCGCGGGTCGCGTCGATCGTGGCCGATCTGTTCGCCGAGGCGCTGCGTAACCCGTCGCTGTTCCGGGTGCTGCACGAGGAGGTCACGGTGCCGCGCCGGGCCGGGGCCGCGGAGATGCTCGCCCGCGCGACGGCCCGCGGCGAGATCCCGTCCGACGTGGATCTCGACGCTGCCCTCGACCTGCTCGCCGGCCCCAGCGTCGTCCGCATGATGACGTCGACCGAACCGCCGTCGGACGCGTGGGTGGACAGCACGGTCGCGATGCTGCTGCGGGCGCTGGGCTACGACGCGCGCAGCGCGTAG